From Micromonospora nigra, one genomic window encodes:
- a CDS encoding NAD(P)/FAD-dependent oxidoreductase translates to MSERWDVIVVGGGVAGLSAALTLGRARRRVLVVDAEEPRNRFAAQVHGALGHEGTDPAELLRRGREELGTYDVTIRPGTVEQVADTEGGLTVALGGGDTVSARALIVASGLTDELPDIAGTGEQWGVGVLHCPYCHGWEVRDQRLAVLGTSPVSLHQAELVRQWSDRLTFFTAACGPLDPEIAARLRSRGVELIETPVAEILSDNGRLTGVRLTDGSQVALDAVFIAPTLRPHDEFLAALRLERAENPMGSFIAVDPTGRTSHPRVWAVGNVVNPGANVPISIGAGSMTGGVVNMALVTEDFEHAASE, encoded by the coding sequence ATGAGTGAACGGTGGGATGTGATCGTGGTCGGTGGTGGTGTGGCCGGTCTGTCGGCGGCGCTCACCCTGGGTCGGGCACGCAGGCGCGTGCTGGTGGTCGATGCGGAGGAGCCGCGTAACCGGTTCGCGGCGCAGGTGCACGGCGCGCTGGGTCACGAGGGGACGGACCCGGCCGAGTTGCTGCGGCGGGGGCGTGAGGAGCTGGGCACCTACGACGTGACCATCCGTCCCGGCACGGTCGAGCAGGTCGCGGACACCGAGGGCGGCCTGACCGTGGCACTCGGCGGCGGCGATACGGTGTCCGCTCGGGCGTTGATCGTCGCGAGTGGTCTGACCGATGAGCTGCCTGACATCGCTGGCACCGGTGAGCAGTGGGGCGTCGGCGTCCTGCACTGCCCCTACTGCCACGGGTGGGAGGTCCGCGACCAGCGTCTCGCTGTGCTGGGCACCTCGCCGGTGTCGCTGCATCAGGCCGAGCTGGTCCGTCAGTGGAGCGACCGGCTCACGTTCTTCACCGCCGCGTGCGGCCCGCTCGACCCCGAGATCGCGGCACGTCTGCGCTCGCGGGGTGTGGAGCTGATCGAGACGCCCGTGGCCGAGATTCTCAGCGACAACGGCCGGTTGACCGGTGTACGACTGACGGACGGCAGTCAGGTCGCGCTCGATGCGGTGTTCATCGCACCGACCCTCCGTCCGCATGACGAGTTCCTCGCGGCGCTGCGGCTGGAGCGCGCCGAGAACCCGATGGGCAGCTTCATCGCCGTCGACCCCACCGGAAGGACGAGCCACCCGCGCGTCTGGGCGGTCGGCAACGTGGTCAACCCCGGAGCGAACGTGCCGATCTCCATCGGAGCCGGGTCGATGACCGGCGGTGTGGTCAACATGGCGTTGGTGACCGAGGACTTCGAGCACGCCGCCTCCGAGTGA
- a CDS encoding VWA domain-containing protein, translating into MIRFLQPWWLLAVLPVLALAALYVWRQRHRRAYALRFTNVELLRTIVPQGLGWRRHAPATAFLLCLLVLASALARPSIDTREPLERATVMLAIDVSLSMQADDVEPTRLEAAQEAAKQFVEELPASYNLGLVSFAKAANVLVPPGKDRDAVTGAIDGLALAESTATGEAVFTCLEAIRSVPADGAAGIPPARIVLLSDGYRTSGRPVEEAAAAAQAANVPVSTIAFGTDGGQVDIGGQLQRVPVDRLALADLAETTEGYFYEAASVTELKQVYQDMGSSIGFRTAPREITQWYAGLALLLALTAGGLSLLWTSRML; encoded by the coding sequence ATGATCCGTTTTCTGCAACCGTGGTGGCTGCTGGCGGTGCTGCCGGTGCTCGCCCTGGCCGCGCTGTACGTCTGGCGGCAGCGTCACCGCCGGGCGTACGCGCTGCGGTTCACCAACGTGGAGCTGCTGCGCACCATCGTGCCGCAGGGGCTGGGCTGGCGGCGGCACGCTCCGGCGACCGCGTTCCTGCTCTGCCTGCTGGTGCTGGCCAGCGCGCTGGCCCGGCCGTCGATCGACACCCGCGAGCCGTTGGAACGGGCCACGGTCATGCTGGCCATCGACGTGTCGTTGTCCATGCAGGCCGACGACGTGGAACCGACCCGGCTGGAGGCGGCGCAGGAGGCCGCCAAGCAGTTCGTCGAGGAACTGCCGGCCAGCTACAACCTGGGGCTGGTCTCGTTCGCCAAGGCGGCGAACGTGCTGGTGCCGCCCGGCAAGGACCGGGACGCGGTCACCGGCGCGATCGACGGGTTGGCGCTGGCCGAGTCCACGGCCACCGGGGAGGCGGTGTTCACCTGCCTGGAGGCGATCCGGTCGGTGCCGGCGGACGGGGCGGCGGGGATCCCACCGGCGCGGATCGTGCTGCTCTCCGACGGGTACCGCACCTCCGGCCGCCCGGTGGAGGAGGCGGCGGCCGCCGCACAGGCGGCCAACGTGCCCGTCTCCACGATCGCGTTCGGCACCGACGGCGGCCAGGTGGACATCGGCGGGCAGTTGCAGCGGGTGCCGGTGGACCGGTTGGCGCTGGCCGACCTGGCCGAGACGACCGAGGGCTACTTCTACGAGGCGGCCTCGGTGACCGAACTCAAGCAGGTCTACCAGGACATGGGCAGCTCGATCGGCTTCCGGACGGCACCCCGCGAGATCACCCAGTGGTACGCGGGCCTGGCGCTGCTGCTGGCGCTGACGGCCGGCGGGCTGAGCCTGCTGTGGACCTCCCGCATGCTCTGA
- a CDS encoding DUF58 domain-containing protein, whose amino-acid sequence MAWAAAVTPATPRPAGAADSTRSGAVLARLQLLVTRKLDGLLQGDYAGLLPGPGSEAGESREYRPGDDVRRMDWPVTARTTMPHVRRTVADRELETWLAVDLSASLDFGTGRWLKRDVVVAAATAVTHLTVRGGNRVGAVVGSGGVEAPPARRWRPQPPPVGPGQLVRLPARSGRREAQGLLRAIAETPPRPGRSDLGALVDMLNRPPRRRGVAVVISDFLAPPRQWARPLRKLRVRHDLLAIEVVDPRELELPDVGVLPVVDPETGELHEVQTADPALRHRYAAAAAAQRAEIAAALRAAGAAHLRLRTDRDWLLDMVRFVAAQRHARTRGTTR is encoded by the coding sequence GTGGCCTGGGCAGCGGCCGTGACCCCAGCCACCCCTCGACCCGCCGGGGCGGCGGACTCCACCCGTTCCGGTGCCGTGCTGGCCCGCCTGCAACTGCTGGTGACCCGCAAGCTCGACGGGCTGCTCCAGGGCGACTACGCGGGGCTGCTGCCGGGGCCGGGCAGCGAGGCCGGCGAGTCGCGGGAGTACCGCCCCGGCGACGACGTACGCCGGATGGACTGGCCGGTGACCGCCCGCACGACGATGCCGCACGTGCGGCGCACCGTGGCCGACCGGGAGCTGGAGACGTGGCTGGCGGTGGACCTGTCGGCCAGCCTGGACTTCGGCACCGGGCGGTGGCTCAAGCGGGACGTGGTGGTCGCCGCCGCCACCGCCGTCACCCACCTCACCGTCCGGGGTGGTAACCGGGTGGGTGCGGTCGTCGGCAGTGGCGGAGTCGAAGCCCCGCCGGCCCGCCGCTGGCGTCCGCAGCCGCCGCCCGTCGGGCCGGGCCAACTGGTCCGGTTGCCTGCCCGGTCGGGACGGCGGGAGGCGCAGGGCCTGCTGCGGGCCATCGCCGAGACACCGCCGCGGCCCGGCCGCAGCGACCTGGGAGCGCTGGTGGACATGCTCAACCGGCCGCCCCGCCGACGCGGGGTGGCCGTGGTGATCTCCGACTTCCTCGCTCCACCGCGGCAGTGGGCCCGGCCGCTGCGCAAGCTGCGGGTCCGCCACGACCTGCTGGCGATCGAGGTGGTCGACCCGCGTGAGCTGGAACTGCCCGACGTGGGGGTGCTCCCGGTGGTGGACCCGGAGACGGGCGAGCTGCACGAGGTGCAGACCGCCGACCCGGCGCTGCGACACCGCTACGCCGCGGCCGCCGCCGCGCAGCGCGCGGAGATCGCCGCCGCGTTGCGCGCCGCCGGGGCGGCCCACCTGCGACTGCGTACGGACCGAGACTGGCTGCTGGACATGGTGCGCTTCGTGGCCGCGCAGCGGCACGCTCGTACCAGGGGGACAACGCGATGA
- a CDS encoding AAA family ATPase, which translates to MAQPTTPDAPTPNGTVPDAPPPVSTPAQDATLLERALFEIKRVIVGQDRMVERMFVALLARGHCLLEGVPGVAKTLAVETLAKVVGGSFARVQFTPDLVPADIMGTRIYRQSSEKFDVELGPVFVNFLLADEINRAPAKVQSALLEVMSERQVSIGGESHRVPDPFLVMATQNPIEQEGVYPLPEAQRDRFLMKIVVGYPTDAEEREIVYRMGVAPPEPTPVFDTDDLIALQRKADQVFVHNALVDYAVRLVLATRSPAEHGMPDVAQLIQYGASPRASLGLVRATRALALLRGRDYALPQDVQDIAPDILRHRLVLSYDALADDVPADHVVHRVMSTIPLPSVAPRQQATPAPGVPAPGAAGWPGQRP; encoded by the coding sequence GTGGCCCAGCCGACCACACCCGACGCCCCGACGCCGAACGGCACCGTCCCGGACGCGCCGCCGCCGGTGAGCACGCCCGCGCAGGATGCGACGCTGCTCGAACGGGCGTTGTTCGAGATCAAGCGAGTCATCGTCGGGCAGGACCGGATGGTCGAGCGGATGTTCGTGGCGCTGCTCGCCCGGGGGCACTGCCTGCTGGAGGGCGTACCGGGGGTGGCGAAGACCCTCGCGGTGGAGACCCTGGCCAAGGTCGTCGGCGGATCCTTCGCCCGGGTGCAGTTCACCCCCGACCTGGTGCCGGCCGACATCATGGGCACCCGGATCTACCGGCAGTCCAGCGAGAAGTTCGACGTCGAGCTGGGGCCGGTGTTCGTCAACTTCCTGCTCGCCGACGAGATCAACCGGGCACCGGCGAAGGTGCAGTCGGCGCTGCTCGAGGTGATGAGCGAGCGGCAGGTCTCCATCGGCGGCGAGTCCCACCGGGTGCCCGACCCGTTCCTGGTGATGGCGACACAGAACCCGATCGAGCAGGAGGGCGTCTACCCGCTGCCCGAGGCGCAGCGGGACCGGTTCCTGATGAAGATCGTGGTCGGGTATCCGACGGACGCGGAGGAGCGGGAGATCGTCTACCGGATGGGCGTCGCCCCGCCCGAGCCGACCCCGGTGTTCGACACCGACGACCTGATCGCCCTGCAACGCAAGGCCGACCAGGTGTTCGTGCACAACGCCCTGGTCGACTACGCCGTACGGCTGGTGCTGGCCACCCGCTCCCCGGCCGAGCACGGGATGCCGGACGTGGCGCAGCTCATCCAGTACGGGGCCAGCCCGCGGGCCTCGCTCGGCCTGGTCCGCGCGACCCGGGCGCTGGCGCTGCTGCGCGGTCGCGACTACGCGTTGCCGCAGGACGTGCAGGACATCGCCCCGGACATCCTGCGGCACCGGCTGGTGCTCAGCTACGACGCGCTCGCCGACGACGTGCCGGCCGACCACGTGGTGCACCGGGTGATGTCGACCATCCCGCTGCCCTCGGTCGCGCCCCGGCAGCAGGCCACCCCCGCCCCGGGTGTGCCCGCCCCCGGTGCCGCCGGGTGGCCTGGGCAGCGGCCGTGA
- a CDS encoding PH domain-containing protein: MTGAEPANQPAPPAGRPDPLAPWPDTVRWQSISPDLVWVELLRMAAWLVVLTVGLGVGWAFTGHWTFGAALGATLLLAVWRAVTIVRAVHAWGYAEREDDLLVRHGLLIRRLSIVPYSRMQFVDVSAGPLERAFDLATVQLHTAAAASDARVPGLRPAEAARLRDRLTALGEDRAEGL, from the coding sequence GTGACCGGTGCCGAGCCCGCCAACCAGCCAGCACCACCGGCCGGGCGGCCGGATCCCCTCGCCCCGTGGCCGGACACCGTGCGGTGGCAGTCGATCTCGCCCGACCTGGTCTGGGTGGAGCTGCTACGGATGGCGGCCTGGCTGGTCGTCCTGACAGTCGGGCTCGGCGTCGGGTGGGCCTTCACCGGCCACTGGACGTTCGGTGCCGCCCTCGGGGCCACCCTGCTGCTGGCCGTCTGGCGGGCGGTCACGATCGTGCGCGCGGTGCACGCGTGGGGGTACGCCGAGCGCGAGGACGACCTGCTCGTGCGGCACGGGCTGCTGATACGCCGGCTGTCCATCGTGCCGTACTCGCGGATGCAGTTCGTCGACGTCAGCGCCGGTCCGCTGGAGCGGGCCTTCGACCTGGCCACCGTCCAACTGCACACGGCCGCCGCCGCGAGCGACGCCCGGGTGCCGGGGCTGCGTCCGGCGGAGGCCGCCCGGCTGCGCGACCGGCTCACCGCCCTCGGCGAGGACCGGGCGGAGGGCCTGTGA
- a CDS encoding PH domain-containing protein, with amino-acid sequence MHPGPVHPGPVHPGPVHPGQAYPGQAYPAGHGAAAPSWPPAGSGFPPGPPHGPDPGWHPYPQVPGEPTAGAPEPRQRLHPLSPALHGAKSLVVVIAGLSWSTLNRVGFGWFAAMVVVLALGATVLAVVSWYNTGYHVVGRELRVYEGLLWRRTRAIPLERLQAVEVVRPLLAQLTGLAELRLEVVGGGKTEAPLAYLGVAEAGALRQRLLVLAGRSAGTPDPAGPQAMPGSAEPTPPGRPLHAVRNVDLLVSQLLTPQAFLLPFGVAFVVAQFLSEDSWSFIAVASTLTAMAGVLLQPARRVLDDWQFQLARDAGTLRVRNGLLETRAQTVPLDRVQTVGATWPLLWRAKGWLRLRLEVAGYSALESDERNRPDRLLPVGDLATATAIVGEVLPGVRLTELPLTPPPVRARWLNPLSRAVLGAGLADTVFAARSGLLTRQLTIVPYARIQSVRVVQGPVQRWLRLATVHADTAGGAGAAARDRDLAEAWELAADLTARSHAARRG; translated from the coding sequence GTGCATCCCGGACCGGTACATCCCGGACCGGTACATCCCGGACCGGTACATCCCGGCCAGGCATACCCCGGCCAGGCGTACCCGGCCGGGCACGGCGCGGCGGCGCCATCATGGCCACCGGCCGGGTCGGGCTTCCCTCCCGGCCCGCCGCACGGGCCCGATCCCGGCTGGCACCCGTACCCCCAGGTGCCCGGCGAACCGACCGCCGGGGCACCCGAGCCCCGACAGCGGCTGCACCCGCTCAGCCCCGCGCTGCACGGCGCCAAGTCGCTGGTCGTGGTGATCGCCGGCCTGTCCTGGTCGACGCTGAACCGGGTCGGGTTCGGCTGGTTCGCGGCGATGGTGGTGGTGCTGGCGCTCGGCGCGACCGTGCTCGCGGTGGTGAGCTGGTACAACACCGGCTACCACGTGGTCGGCCGCGAACTTCGGGTGTACGAGGGGCTGCTCTGGCGGCGCACCCGGGCCATCCCGCTGGAACGGCTCCAGGCCGTCGAGGTGGTCCGTCCGCTGCTGGCCCAGCTCACCGGACTGGCCGAGCTGCGGCTGGAGGTGGTCGGCGGGGGCAAGACCGAGGCGCCGCTGGCATATCTGGGGGTGGCCGAGGCGGGTGCGCTGCGCCAGCGGCTGCTGGTGCTGGCGGGCCGTTCGGCGGGTACGCCGGACCCGGCGGGTCCGCAGGCCATGCCCGGCAGCGCCGAGCCGACGCCGCCCGGCCGGCCACTGCACGCGGTCCGCAACGTCGACCTGCTGGTCAGCCAGTTGCTCACCCCACAGGCGTTCCTGTTGCCCTTCGGTGTGGCGTTCGTGGTGGCGCAGTTCCTGTCCGAGGATTCCTGGTCGTTCATCGCGGTGGCGAGCACGCTGACCGCGATGGCCGGGGTCTTGCTGCAACCGGCCCGCCGGGTGCTCGACGACTGGCAGTTCCAGCTCGCCCGCGACGCCGGGACGCTGCGGGTGCGCAACGGTCTGCTGGAGACCCGGGCGCAGACCGTCCCGTTGGACCGGGTGCAGACCGTCGGTGCGACCTGGCCGCTGCTGTGGCGGGCCAAGGGCTGGCTGCGGCTGCGGCTGGAGGTGGCCGGCTACTCCGCCCTCGAGTCCGACGAGCGCAACCGGCCGGACCGCCTCCTGCCGGTCGGCGACCTGGCGACCGCCACGGCGATCGTCGGCGAGGTGCTGCCGGGGGTCCGCCTCACCGAGCTGCCGCTGACCCCGCCGCCGGTCCGGGCGCGCTGGCTCAACCCGCTCAGCCGGGCGGTCCTCGGCGCCGGACTCGCCGACACCGTCTTCGCCGCCCGCTCCGGCCTGCTCACCCGGCAGCTGACGATCGTGCCGTACGCCCGGATCCAGAGTGTGCGGGTCGTCCAGGGGCCGGTGCAGCGGTGGCTGCGGCTGGCGACGGTCCACGCGGACACGGCCGGCGGCGCGGGTGCCGCCGCCCGGGACCGGGACCTGGCGGAGGCGTGGGAACTGGCCGCCGACCTGACCGCCCGGTCCCACGCCGCCCGCCGCGGCTGA
- a CDS encoding phosphatase PAP2 family protein yields MSAATDAQPPVRTDPPADPDGGRRRVVAMAIWSVAFVAGWLLIGLPTDPAYAFLWIWAGTIAWNSTRPWRSHLRFARDWVPVVLLLAVYNLSRGFADNGAVPHAYELIVADRLMFGWATGGEVPTVWLQQHLYQPEVRWWDVAVSWVYFSHFVVALAAAAVLWMRNRARWAAFMRRWAFLCATGLVTYFLYPAAPPWWAAQNGLLEEVARISTRGWKAFGMHGAGNLLNAGQIASNPVAAMPSLHTAFALFVVLFFLRQTRRRWWPLLLSYPLAMTFTLVYSGEHYVIDVLVGWAYVGMAFLFVGLAERWWAARQARRTPLPADGERDPAGETGTVPAGGAAERPTPAADPAVR; encoded by the coding sequence ATGTCTGCCGCGACCGATGCCCAGCCCCCCGTCCGGACCGACCCGCCGGCCGACCCCGACGGCGGGCGACGCCGCGTCGTCGCCATGGCGATCTGGTCGGTCGCGTTCGTCGCCGGCTGGCTCCTCATCGGCCTGCCGACCGACCCGGCCTACGCGTTCCTGTGGATCTGGGCGGGAACGATCGCCTGGAACTCCACCCGGCCGTGGCGCAGCCACCTGCGCTTCGCCCGCGACTGGGTGCCGGTGGTCCTGCTGCTGGCCGTCTACAACCTCTCCCGGGGCTTCGCCGACAACGGTGCCGTCCCGCACGCCTACGAGCTGATCGTCGCCGACCGGCTGATGTTCGGCTGGGCCACCGGCGGCGAGGTGCCCACGGTCTGGTTGCAGCAGCACCTCTACCAGCCCGAGGTGCGGTGGTGGGACGTCGCCGTCAGCTGGGTGTACTTCTCGCACTTCGTGGTGGCCCTGGCCGCCGCGGCGGTGCTGTGGATGCGCAACCGGGCGCGATGGGCGGCGTTCATGCGCCGCTGGGCGTTCCTGTGTGCCACCGGGCTGGTCACCTACTTCCTCTACCCGGCGGCACCGCCGTGGTGGGCGGCCCAGAACGGCCTGCTGGAGGAGGTCGCCCGGATCTCCACCCGGGGCTGGAAGGCCTTCGGCATGCACGGTGCCGGCAACCTGCTCAACGCCGGCCAGATCGCCTCGAACCCGGTGGCGGCGATGCCGTCGCTGCACACCGCCTTCGCGCTGTTCGTGGTGCTGTTCTTCCTGCGGCAGACGCGTCGGCGCTGGTGGCCGCTGCTGCTGTCGTACCCGCTGGCCATGACCTTCACCCTGGTCTACAGCGGCGAGCACTACGTGATCGACGTGCTGGTGGGCTGGGCGTACGTCGGAATGGCCTTCCTCTTCGTCGGCCTGGCCGAGCGCTGGTGGGCGGCCCGCCAGGCCCGGCGCACCCCGCTGCCGGCCGACGGGGAGCGGGACCCGGCCGGCGAGACCGGGACGGTGCCGGCGGGCGGGGCCGCCGAGCGGCCCACGCCCGCTGCGGACCCGGCCGTCCGCTGA
- a CDS encoding thioesterase family protein: protein MPEQLTHALTTGLSAQVELTVTDADTAQAVGSGDVPVLGTPRLLALAEAATVAATTRDQPAGTTTVGTRVELDHLAPTAVGRTVVAHARLVEVAGRRLVFEVLVVEGDQTVARGRVERTVVDRQRFVDRVARTS, encoded by the coding sequence ATGCCGGAGCAGCTGACGCACGCCCTGACGACCGGGCTGTCCGCCCAGGTCGAGTTGACCGTCACCGACGCCGACACCGCGCAGGCGGTGGGCTCCGGAGACGTGCCGGTGCTGGGCACGCCCCGGCTGCTCGCCCTCGCGGAGGCCGCCACCGTGGCGGCGACGACCCGGGACCAACCGGCCGGCACGACCACCGTCGGCACCCGCGTCGAACTGGACCACCTCGCCCCGACCGCCGTCGGCCGTACGGTCGTCGCGCACGCCCGGCTGGTCGAGGTCGCCGGCCGTCGGCTGGTGTTCGAGGTGCTGGTGGTCGAGGGCGACCAGACCGTGGCGCGGGGGCGGGTGGAGCGGACGGTGGTCGACCGGCAACGGTTCGTCGACCGGGTGGCGCGGACGTCATGA
- a CDS encoding MBL fold metallo-hydrolase: protein MTGTDGRMVRDGEQLGRFVRVADGVHVLREPLLRVNVTLVVGDGAALLVDTLSTAGQATALAAAVRAVTDEPLTLVNTHHHFDHCFGNATLAGDPPRPVWAHERAARLVREEPDRLRREAHEEMRATQPELAAELARTELLAPGHTVRTEEVLDVGGRRVVLRHPGPGHTAADLVVQVPDADVLVAGDLVEQGGPPAFEDAYPLRWPDAVAELLRLTTPATVVVPGHGEVVDAEFVRTQHAELAELAWLIRAAHTAGAPPDRVAAEAPFGARPALVAARRGYAELDGTA, encoded by the coding sequence ATGACGGGCACCGACGGCCGGATGGTCCGCGACGGCGAACAGCTCGGCCGCTTCGTGCGGGTCGCCGACGGCGTGCACGTGCTGCGCGAGCCGCTGCTGCGGGTCAACGTCACACTGGTCGTCGGCGACGGCGCGGCGCTGCTGGTCGACACGCTCTCCACGGCCGGGCAGGCCACCGCGCTCGCCGCCGCCGTGCGCGCCGTCACCGACGAGCCGCTGACCCTGGTGAACACCCACCACCACTTCGACCACTGTTTCGGCAACGCCACGCTCGCCGGTGACCCGCCCCGGCCGGTGTGGGCCCACGAGCGGGCCGCGCGACTGGTGCGCGAGGAGCCGGACCGGCTGCGCCGGGAGGCCCACGAGGAGATGCGCGCCACGCAGCCCGAGCTGGCCGCCGAGCTGGCGCGGACGGAGCTGTTGGCGCCCGGGCACACGGTGCGCACCGAGGAGGTGCTCGACGTGGGGGGACGGCGGGTGGTGCTGCGCCACCCCGGGCCCGGGCACACCGCCGCCGACCTGGTGGTGCAGGTGCCCGACGCGGACGTGCTCGTCGCCGGGGACCTGGTGGAGCAGGGTGGGCCACCGGCCTTCGAGGACGCGTACCCGTTGCGGTGGCCGGACGCGGTGGCCGAGCTGCTGCGCCTGACCACCCCGGCCACGGTGGTCGTGCCGGGTCACGGCGAGGTGGTGGACGCGGAGTTCGTTCGCACCCAGCACGCCGAGCTGGCCGAGCTGGCCTGGCTGATCCGGGCGGCGCACACCGCCGGAGCCCCGCCGGACCGGGTGGCCGCCGAGGCCCCGTTCGGCGCCCGTCCCGCTCTGGTCGCGGCGCGACGCGGCTACGCGGAACTGGACGGCACGGCCTGA
- a CDS encoding carbohydrate kinase family protein has product MGYAAVLGEALVDLLDGECGGAPVYRQAVGGGPLNVAVGVARLGGQVQFLGSLGDDVLADRIRALLAGAGVGLAGTVTVTAPTTLAVATYAGPEPDFRFYGDPPSYGLLTADDLDVALVEGADVLYCGSIVLLQPATLAASRRAWSLAGGLRVLDPNVRPRLLDGPEALGRLREVVAEFAAGAHLVKLSRADAELLYPGEPVEGVAAYLRELGAATVVLTLGADGAVVAPADADPVRVPAPTVRAVDATGAGDSVMAALVADLLRDGEPGDPAGWHERVAYALRVAAVVCESPGGAVAMPTRAHVHSRFPS; this is encoded by the coding sequence ATGGGGTACGCGGCGGTGCTCGGCGAGGCGCTGGTCGACCTGCTCGACGGCGAGTGCGGCGGCGCGCCGGTCTACCGGCAGGCTGTCGGCGGTGGCCCGCTCAACGTCGCCGTCGGGGTGGCCCGGCTGGGCGGGCAGGTGCAGTTCCTCGGGTCGCTGGGCGACGACGTGCTGGCCGACCGGATCAGGGCGCTGCTGGCCGGCGCGGGCGTCGGGCTGGCCGGGACGGTCACGGTGACCGCGCCGACCACCCTCGCCGTGGCCACCTACGCCGGCCCCGAACCCGACTTCCGGTTCTACGGCGACCCGCCGTCCTACGGCCTGCTCACCGCCGACGACCTCGACGTCGCCCTGGTCGAGGGGGCAGACGTGCTCTACTGCGGGTCCATCGTGCTGCTCCAGCCGGCCACGTTGGCCGCGTCCCGGCGGGCCTGGTCACTGGCCGGCGGGCTGCGGGTGCTCGACCCGAACGTGCGGCCCCGGCTGCTCGACGGCCCCGAGGCTCTCGGCCGGCTCCGCGAGGTCGTGGCCGAGTTCGCCGCGGGCGCACACCTGGTGAAGCTCAGCCGGGCCGACGCCGAGCTGCTCTACCCCGGCGAGCCGGTCGAGGGGGTCGCCGCGTACCTGCGGGAGCTGGGGGCGGCCACCGTGGTGCTCACCCTCGGGGCGGACGGCGCGGTGGTCGCCCCCGCCGACGCCGACCCGGTCCGGGTGCCCGCCCCGACGGTCCGGGCGGTCGACGCCACGGGGGCGGGGGACTCGGTGATGGCCGCGCTCGTGGCCGACCTGCTGCGCGACGGCGAACCCGGCGACCCGGCGGGCTGGCACGAGCGGGTCGCCTACGCCCTGCGCGTCGCCGCCGTCGTGTGCGAGTCCCCCGGTGGGGCGGTGGCCATGCCCACCCGTGCCCACGTCCACTCCCGGTTCCCCTCCTGA
- a CDS encoding lytic polysaccharide monooxygenase, whose amino-acid sequence MHRRSRTAALLTAAATILAGAVAVTASPEPAAAHGAAMTPGSRTFLCWKDGLTATGEIRPNNPACAAAVAQSGANSLYNWFSVLRSDAGGRTVGFVPDGQLCSGGNTGFSGYNAARTDWPLTHLTAGRTMEFRYSNWAHHPGTFYFYVTKDSWSPNRPLAWSDLEEQPFLQVTNPPQRGAVGTNEGHYYFTGALPANKSGRHIIYSRWVRSDSQENFFGCSDVTFDGGNGEVTGIGGGNSPAPTTPPPNPTTPPPNPTTPPPNPTTPPPHGGDCMAVYKVTNTWSGGFQGEVTIMNHTDSTWSGWTANWTWAGGQTINSLWNGTLSGSGSSVTVTNAAWNGALAPEGTTTFGFVANSTGTNSLPTVTCSGR is encoded by the coding sequence GTGCACCGTCGTTCCCGTACGGCCGCGCTGCTCACAGCGGCCGCCACCATCCTCGCGGGCGCGGTCGCCGTGACCGCCAGCCCCGAGCCCGCCGCCGCCCACGGCGCGGCGATGACCCCGGGCAGCCGCACCTTCCTGTGCTGGAAGGACGGCCTCACCGCCACCGGCGAGATCCGGCCCAACAACCCGGCCTGTGCCGCTGCCGTGGCGCAGAGCGGCGCCAACTCGCTGTACAACTGGTTCAGCGTGCTGCGCTCGGACGCCGGCGGCCGCACCGTCGGATTCGTTCCCGACGGCCAGCTGTGCAGCGGCGGCAACACCGGCTTCAGCGGTTACAACGCCGCCCGCACCGACTGGCCGCTGACCCACCTGACGGCCGGCCGCACGATGGAGTTCCGGTACAGCAACTGGGCCCACCACCCGGGCACGTTCTACTTCTACGTGACCAAGGACAGCTGGTCGCCCAACCGGCCGCTGGCCTGGAGCGACCTGGAGGAGCAGCCGTTCCTGCAGGTGACCAACCCGCCGCAGCGCGGCGCGGTCGGCACCAACGAGGGCCACTACTACTTCACCGGCGCCCTGCCGGCGAACAAGAGCGGCCGGCACATCATCTACTCGCGGTGGGTCCGCTCGGACAGCCAGGAGAACTTCTTCGGCTGCTCGGACGTCACCTTCGACGGTGGCAACGGTGAGGTGACCGGCATCGGCGGCGGCAACTCGCCCGCCCCGACGACCCCGCCGCCGAACCCCACCACCCCGCCGCCGAACCCGACCACTCCCCCGCCGAACCCGACCACCCCGCCGCCGCACGGTGGTGACTGCATGGCCGTCTACAAGGTGACCAACACCTGGTCGGGTGGCTTCCAGGGCGAGGTCACGATCATGAACCACACCGACTCGACGTGGTCGGGGTGGACGGCGAACTGGACCTGGGCCGGCGGGCAGACCATCAACAGCCTCTGGAACGGCACGTTGAGCGGTTCCGGGTCGTCGGTGACGGTGACCAACGCGGCGTGGAACGGCGCGCTCGCCCCGGAGGGTACGACCACCTTCGGCTTCGTCGCCAACAGCACCGGCACGAACTCGCTTCCCACGGTCACCTGCTCCGGCCGCTGA